One part of the Kineosporia corallincola genome encodes these proteins:
- a CDS encoding antibiotic biosynthesis monooxygenase yields MSRIVVDDHRYVLINIFKTDAQHQQRLIEIWQGLGPADERSPGLVSVNAHVSLDGESVISYIQWRSKEDWEGILSDPGRQGRFKEVLTFATFESLHSEVVFVQRNPALAGEHAELRENDGVHAVFEVARVAPGRQQELLDLVAKPNEALALAPGWISNSVHRSFDGTAVVAYSQWESPEAYEEHLKSAPVAGGGGDVAGLATVERFQMRIEYITEADGR; encoded by the coding sequence GTGAGCCGGATCGTGGTCGACGACCACAGATACGTTCTGATCAACATCTTCAAGACCGACGCCCAGCACCAGCAGCGACTGATCGAGATCTGGCAGGGTCTGGGCCCGGCCGACGAGCGGTCTCCCGGCCTGGTGTCGGTGAACGCTCACGTCAGCCTGGACGGCGAGTCGGTGATCAGCTACATCCAGTGGCGCAGCAAGGAGGACTGGGAGGGGATTCTCTCCGACCCGGGCCGGCAGGGCCGGTTCAAGGAGGTCCTCACCTTCGCCACCTTCGAGAGCCTGCACAGCGAGGTGGTGTTCGTGCAGCGCAATCCCGCGCTCGCCGGGGAACATGCCGAGCTGCGTGAGAACGACGGCGTGCACGCGGTGTTCGAGGTGGCACGGGTGGCGCCGGGGCGTCAGCAGGAGCTGCTCGACCTGGTCGCGAAGCCGAACGAGGCCCTGGCCCTGGCCCCGGGATGGATCTCCAACTCGGTGCACCGCTCGTTCGACGGCACCGCGGTGGTGGCCTACTCGCAGTGGGAGAGCCCCGAGGCCTACGAGGAGCACCTGAAGTCGGCGCCGGTCGCCGGCGGTGGGGGCGACGTGGCCGGGCTGGCGACCGTGGAGCGGTTCCAGATGCGGATCGAGTACATCACCGAGGCCGACGGTCGCTGA
- a CDS encoding O-methyltransferase, translating into MAVLPRLTVAQTDALAGRVLDRCREAGVVDAGAPEVDWERFHALRERLYRTFQVPTTTLTPLSARVLYGVSAMHLPRSVVVLGCYAGNLMAWVTAPVLGPGHDPAVVGRAAVGLDVDGAAVETARANFAAAGFGPGVRTVVGDAFDVATHAAGTAWDLLLIDVDVPGARKSGYARLLERWLEHRGPGAVVIAHDVCHPVFRHDLGGYQAFAREQGASASLTLPVDECGLEVSRWPD; encoded by the coding sequence ATGGCGGTGCTGCCACGGCTCACCGTGGCGCAGACCGATGCGCTGGCCGGGCGGGTGCTCGACCGCTGCCGGGAGGCCGGCGTGGTGGACGCGGGGGCACCGGAGGTGGACTGGGAGAGGTTCCATGCGCTGCGGGAGCGGTTGTACCGGACGTTCCAGGTGCCGACGACCACGCTGACGCCCCTGTCGGCCCGGGTGCTGTACGGCGTGTCGGCGATGCACCTGCCGCGCTCGGTCGTGGTGCTGGGCTGCTACGCGGGCAATCTGATGGCCTGGGTGACGGCGCCCGTGCTCGGGCCGGGACACGACCCCGCGGTGGTCGGACGCGCGGCGGTCGGCCTGGATGTTGACGGTGCGGCCGTGGAGACGGCCCGGGCGAACTTCGCCGCCGCCGGCTTCGGACCGGGAGTGCGGACGGTGGTCGGCGACGCCTTCGACGTCGCCACCCATGCCGCCGGAACGGCCTGGGACCTGTTGCTGATCGACGTCGACGTGCCGGGGGCCCGCAAGTCCGGGTATGCCAGGCTGCTGGAGCGGTGGCTGGAGCACCGTGGGCCGGGAGCGGTGGTGATCGCCCACGACGTGTGCCATCCGGTGTTCCGCCACGACCTCGGCGGCTACCAGGCCTTCGCCCGGGAGCAGGGTGCTTCGGCCAGCCTGACCCTGCCGGTCGACGAGTGCGGGCTGGAGGTCAGCCGGTGGCCAGATTGA
- a CDS encoding MFS transporter: MNAVAPVTAGRREWIALAILCLPALLVTMDLTLLFMAVPNLVADLDPSSTELLWITDIYGFLIAGFLITMGAVGERIGRRRLLMIGAATFGAASVLTAFSQNPEMLIAARALLGVSAATLAPSTLSLLRVMFRDPAQSRTAVTVWTTSFMVGGIVGPIIGGLMLDQWWWGSPFLLAVPVMVLLLVVGPILLPEYRDPNRSPLDLLSVAMSLVALLSVIWGGKKLARDGLEVLPVVVIVVGVVVGALFVMRQSSLAAPLMDVHLFRHRTLSVSVGSLLFTTGMVMGMQYLVATFLQTVLGMSPARAGVWQLPVIIPGMVAAVVATVLASKIGPAKVLTVGLLIGTVGFGMLTQIDGSSGKSLVITASTIMFVGLAPVMALGIGTIVSAAPVERAGAASGLASTANELGGALGIAVIGSIATAAYQNRISDTMPSDVPGGVAEQAEVSLGAAADQAGQLPAAVGGRLLEAAQDAFAHGMAVGAVVAVVVLLVMAVLVAVVLRGMGPLPMDGEAPAAEVAPDATPEDADRQDAGARVTRGAQAPGSDPGLAGA, from the coding sequence GTGAACGCAGTCGCGCCGGTCACGGCGGGGCGACGGGAGTGGATCGCGCTGGCGATCCTCTGTCTTCCGGCGCTGCTGGTCACCATGGACCTCACCCTGCTCTTCATGGCGGTCCCGAACCTGGTGGCCGACCTGGACCCGAGCAGCACCGAACTTCTCTGGATCACCGACATCTACGGCTTCCTGATCGCCGGCTTCCTGATCACGATGGGCGCCGTCGGGGAACGCATCGGCCGTCGGCGTCTGCTGATGATCGGCGCCGCCACCTTCGGCGCGGCGTCGGTGCTCACCGCCTTCTCGCAGAACCCCGAGATGCTGATCGCCGCCCGCGCCCTGCTCGGCGTGTCGGCGGCCACGCTCGCACCGTCCACCCTCTCGCTGCTGCGGGTGATGTTCCGCGACCCGGCCCAGAGCCGCACCGCGGTGACCGTCTGGACCACCTCGTTCATGGTCGGCGGCATCGTCGGCCCGATCATCGGTGGCCTCATGCTCGACCAGTGGTGGTGGGGCTCGCCGTTCCTGCTGGCCGTGCCGGTCATGGTGCTGCTGCTCGTGGTCGGGCCGATCCTGTTGCCCGAGTACCGCGACCCGAACCGCTCGCCGCTCGACCTGCTGAGCGTCGCGATGTCGCTGGTGGCCCTGCTCTCCGTGATCTGGGGCGGCAAGAAGCTGGCCCGGGACGGGCTGGAGGTTCTGCCCGTCGTGGTGATCGTGGTGGGCGTCGTCGTCGGTGCGCTCTTCGTGATGCGCCAGAGCAGCCTGGCGGCACCGCTGATGGACGTGCACCTGTTCCGTCACCGTACGCTGAGCGTCTCGGTCGGCAGCCTGCTGTTCACCACCGGCATGGTGATGGGCATGCAGTACCTGGTGGCCACGTTCCTCCAGACCGTTCTCGGGATGTCGCCCGCCCGGGCCGGCGTCTGGCAGCTGCCGGTCATCATCCCCGGCATGGTCGCGGCGGTGGTCGCCACCGTTCTGGCGTCCAAGATCGGGCCCGCGAAGGTGCTCACGGTCGGCCTGCTCATCGGCACGGTCGGCTTCGGCATGCTCACCCAGATCGACGGCAGCTCCGGCAAGAGCCTGGTGATCACGGCGTCCACCATCATGTTCGTCGGCCTGGCACCGGTGATGGCGCTCGGCATCGGCACCATCGTGTCCGCCGCACCGGTCGAGAGGGCCGGTGCCGCATCGGGTCTGGCCTCGACCGCGAACGAGCTGGGCGGGGCACTGGGGATCGCGGTGATCGGCAGCATCGCCACGGCCGCCTACCAGAACCGGATCTCCGACACGATGCCCTCCGACGTGCCCGGCGGAGTCGCGGAGCAGGCCGAGGTCAGCCTCGGTGCTGCCGCCGATCAGGCGGGGCAGCTCCCGGCAGCCGTCGGTGGCCGTCTGCTGGAGGCGGCGCAGGACGCCTTCGCCCACGGCATGGCGGTGGGCGCCGTGGTCGCGGTGGTGGTGCTGCTGGTGATGGCGGTGCTGGTCGCCGTGGTGCTGCGCGGCATGGGGCCGCTGCCGATGGACGGCGAGGCCCCGGCGGCCGAGGTCGCCCCGGACGCCACGCCGGAAGACGCCGACCGGCAGGACGCCGGTGCCCGGGTCACCCGGGGCGCGCAGGCGCCCGGTTCGGACCCCGGCCTGGCCGGCGCCTGA
- a CDS encoding DUF6081 family protein, with amino-acid sequence MSTRTTQTDLLFSDDFRQGFPRSGEPGGWHLQPVGDLPQGDARTSVTEEGLLAVSAGTSPMTGLPAFGFTTAQQSQGGEGTRDHVKWTAMPESLSSHGFPGYDTPATGPVTLEATLSVAVHGTDRHPFGPAVSDLHADPRLGCGSLLAADVESFSIFGFFITSTRIYANYERLRLPGTNYAAYTYAVPLADRMPGGTEVLAVTVDAALGQVDWTVNGEKRFTVGHAGRRLTDRSTMLLDHGGEEEDLHPRQIVPGLGMFSLLDGALGDDGTGLVRVDSEPDHYWDPRRGRPEPQRFLDPDGAPGNRLFGQGVEMTVRQVRLVLG; translated from the coding sequence ATGAGCACACGGACGACGCAGACGGACCTGCTGTTCTCCGACGACTTCCGGCAGGGCTTCCCCCGGTCGGGAGAGCCCGGCGGCTGGCACCTGCAACCGGTCGGGGACCTGCCGCAGGGCGACGCGCGGACCTCCGTCACCGAGGAGGGGCTGCTGGCCGTGTCGGCCGGCACCAGCCCGATGACGGGGCTGCCCGCCTTCGGCTTCACCACGGCGCAGCAGAGCCAGGGGGGAGAGGGCACCCGCGACCACGTGAAGTGGACCGCGATGCCGGAGAGCCTGTCCAGTCACGGTTTTCCCGGGTACGACACGCCGGCCACCGGGCCGGTGACGCTGGAGGCGACGCTGTCGGTGGCCGTGCACGGCACGGACCGGCACCCGTTCGGCCCCGCGGTCAGCGATCTGCACGCGGACCCGCGGCTGGGCTGCGGCTCGCTGCTGGCCGCCGACGTGGAGAGCTTCTCGATCTTCGGGTTCTTCATCACCAGCACCCGGATCTACGCCAACTACGAGCGGCTGCGCCTGCCCGGCACGAACTACGCGGCCTACACCTACGCGGTGCCGCTGGCCGACCGGATGCCCGGCGGCACCGAGGTTCTCGCGGTCACCGTGGACGCCGCCCTGGGGCAGGTGGACTGGACGGTCAACGGGGAGAAGCGGTTCACCGTCGGGCACGCCGGCCGTCGGCTGACCGACCGCTCCACCATGCTGCTGGACCACGGTGGTGAGGAGGAGGACCTGCATCCCCGCCAGATCGTGCCCGGGCTGGGCATGTTCAGCCTTCTCGACGGGGCGCTGGGTGACGACGGCACCGGTCTGGTGCGGGTCGACTCGGAGCCGGACCACTACTGGGACCCGCGGCGCGGCCGTCCGGAACCGCAGCGCTTCCTCGATCCGGACGGCGCACCCGGTAACCGGCTGTTCGGGCAGGGGGTCGAGATGACCGTGCGTCAGGTGCGGCTCGTGCTCGGCTGA
- a CDS encoding hydrolase produces the protein MSVDPSVSVAPPAPADPLAGARQAAAVAARHAQEADAGRRLHPEVVEALDTAGFGAWLVPRRWGGVGGSYAGLTSAVATVGEECASAAWIASLLAYTGRFGGFLPTQGQAELWAEGPSTRVVSSLVSRDAVVRAEPGGWNLSGTWNYTSGIEYSQWAFVAATVQTGEGTHDRFFLVPRSAYRIEESWFTVGMRATGSHTLVLEGVSVPEHRSFPLSDLFQGRRATVDDDRSGLPLFAVNGLTFSAPVIGAARGALLHGGRNLAGGQNRRLAPSDAQRIAFARSAGEIDAAGLLLDRIAAGLDAADERAPQVVRGSRDASLAVDLSVRAVDQLFRAGGTRAQSEGDPLNRIWRDVNSAASHFVLQFEPAALGWAKEELAQH, from the coding sequence ATGTCCGTGGATCCGTCCGTCTCCGTGGCACCGCCGGCCCCCGCCGATCCCCTGGCGGGCGCCCGGCAGGCCGCCGCCGTCGCCGCCCGGCACGCGCAGGAAGCCGATGCCGGGCGGCGGCTGCACCCCGAGGTGGTCGAGGCCCTGGACACGGCCGGGTTCGGGGCCTGGCTGGTGCCCCGCCGGTGGGGCGGCGTGGGCGGCTCGTACGCGGGCCTGACCAGCGCCGTCGCGACGGTGGGTGAGGAGTGTGCCTCGGCGGCCTGGATCGCCTCCCTGCTGGCCTACACCGGACGCTTCGGCGGCTTCCTGCCCACGCAGGGCCAGGCGGAGCTGTGGGCGGAGGGGCCGAGTACCCGGGTGGTCAGCTCGCTGGTCTCGCGCGACGCCGTGGTGCGCGCCGAGCCGGGCGGCTGGAACCTGTCCGGCACCTGGAACTACACCAGCGGCATCGAGTACTCGCAGTGGGCCTTCGTGGCGGCCACCGTGCAGACCGGGGAGGGCACGCACGACCGCTTCTTCCTGGTCCCGCGCAGTGCCTACCGCATCGAGGAGAGCTGGTTCACCGTCGGGATGCGGGCGACCGGCAGTCACACCCTGGTGCTGGAGGGCGTCTCCGTTCCCGAGCACCGCTCGTTCCCGCTGTCCGACCTGTTCCAGGGCCGTCGGGCAACGGTGGACGACGACCGCTCCGGCCTGCCGCTCTTCGCCGTCAACGGGCTGACGTTCTCCGCGCCGGTGATCGGCGCGGCCCGGGGCGCCCTGTTGCACGGCGGGCGCAACCTGGCCGGCGGGCAGAACCGCCGGCTCGCGCCCAGCGACGCGCAGCGCATCGCCTTCGCCCGCTCGGCCGGTGAGATCGACGCCGCCGGGCTGCTTCTGGACCGGATCGCCGCCGGACTGGACGCCGCGGACGAGCGGGCGCCGCAGGTGGTCCGCGGGTCCCGGGACGCGTCGCTGGCCGTGGACCTGTCGGTGCGGGCCGTGGACCAGCTGTTCCGGGCCGGGGGCACCCGGGCCCAGAGCGAGGGTGACCCGCTGAACCGGATCTGGCGCGACGTCAACTCCGCCGCCAGTCATTTCGTGCTCCAGTTCGAGCCGGCCGCCCTGGGATGGGCGAAAGAGGAACTGGCGCAGCACTGA
- a CDS encoding response regulator transcription factor, which translates to MLVVNAKTPATKLPIQDLRRYGHTAEVVRTGRAALQRYTGADLVLLDPDLPDIDGIEVCQSLRALSEVPIIMLTSRGSELDQVLGLRAGSDDYLVSPVGNRELMARIDAVARRTRGLAGAHDAQNVIVHGRLRIDPATRRVHVDERPVSVTRKEFDLLHALASQPWSVVSRRQLMTSVWSTGIRVTGSRTLDAHVNSLRTKLGSRDWILTVRGIGFRLGPSSSAASYPNNALDESRGSTGSVNLATG; encoded by the coding sequence GTGCTGGTAGTCAACGCCAAGACACCCGCGACGAAACTTCCCATCCAGGATCTACGACGGTACGGCCACACCGCCGAGGTGGTGCGCACCGGACGGGCCGCGCTCCAGCGTTACACCGGCGCCGATCTGGTGCTGCTGGACCCCGACCTGCCCGACATCGACGGCATCGAGGTCTGCCAGAGCCTGCGGGCTCTGTCCGAGGTCCCGATCATCATGCTCACCTCGCGCGGCAGCGAACTCGACCAGGTGCTCGGCCTGCGGGCCGGCTCCGACGACTACCTGGTCAGCCCGGTGGGCAACCGTGAGCTGATGGCCCGGATCGATGCCGTCGCGCGCCGCACGCGAGGCCTGGCCGGGGCCCACGACGCGCAGAACGTCATCGTCCACGGCCGTCTGCGCATCGACCCCGCCACCCGGCGGGTACACGTGGACGAGAGACCGGTGAGCGTCACCCGCAAGGAGTTCGACCTGCTGCACGCCCTCGCCTCCCAGCCCTGGTCGGTGGTCTCCCGGCGCCAGCTGATGACCAGCGTCTGGAGCACCGGGATCCGGGTCACCGGCAGCCGCACCCTCGACGCCCACGTGAACAGCCTGCGCACCAAGCTCGGCAGCCGGGACTGGATCCTGACCGTGCGCGGCATCGGTTTCCGGCTGGGCCCGAGCAGTTCCGCGGCGTCCTACCCGAACAACGCTCTGGACGAGTCGCGGGGCAGCACCGGCAGCGTCAATCTGGCCACCGGCTGA
- a CDS encoding acetyl/propionyl/methylcrotonyl-CoA carboxylase subunit alpha yields the protein MRRMLIANRGEIAVRLIRACRDAGITSLAVYAEPDHDALHVRMADEAYALGGDTPATSYLDVQRILAVAGAAEADSVHPGYGFLSENADFAQAVMDSGLTWIGPPPEAIRVLGDKVSAREIARRVGAPLVAGTAEPVTGPDEVLEFAEQYGLPIAIKAAFGGGGRGLKVVRDAVDIPDQYASAVREAVAAFGRGECFVERYLDRPRHVETQCLADQFGNVVIVSTRDCSLQRRHQKLVEEAPAPFLTAEQEQQLYSASRAILREAGYVGAGTCEFLVGRDGTVSFLEVNTRLQVEHPVTEEVTGIDLVREMFRIADGEALGYDDPPVRGHALEFRINSEDPGRNFLPAPGTVTGFSPPAGPGVRLDTGVGAGSVIGPAWDSLLAKLIVTGADREQALRRAARALAEFEITGLPTVLPFHRAVVGDPDFAPAEGPFVVHTGWIEADFRNTIPPFAGPAATGDEALAQREKLVVEVDGRRVEIAIPALLPAALAGVANPVVQQGRPQRRRAERGAAAPSGESLLSPMQGTVVKVAVAEGDRVDEGDLVMVLEAMKMEQPLVAHRSGVVTGLTAEVGASVPAGHLICAITD from the coding sequence ATGCGCCGGATGCTGATCGCCAACCGCGGCGAGATCGCGGTGCGGCTGATCCGGGCCTGCCGCGACGCCGGGATCACCAGCCTGGCGGTGTACGCCGAGCCGGACCATGACGCGCTGCACGTGCGGATGGCCGACGAGGCCTACGCCCTGGGCGGTGACACCCCCGCCACCAGCTACCTCGACGTCCAGCGGATCCTGGCGGTGGCCGGTGCGGCCGAGGCGGACTCGGTGCACCCCGGATACGGATTCCTCTCCGAGAACGCCGACTTCGCGCAGGCCGTAATGGATTCCGGGCTGACCTGGATCGGCCCGCCGCCGGAGGCGATCCGGGTGCTCGGCGACAAGGTGTCGGCCCGGGAGATCGCCCGCCGGGTCGGGGCGCCGCTGGTTGCGGGCACCGCCGAACCGGTGACCGGGCCGGACGAGGTGCTGGAGTTCGCCGAGCAGTACGGTCTGCCGATTGCGATCAAGGCCGCCTTCGGCGGGGGAGGACGCGGCCTGAAGGTGGTGCGCGACGCGGTCGACATCCCCGACCAGTACGCCTCGGCGGTGCGGGAGGCGGTAGCCGCCTTCGGCCGTGGTGAGTGCTTCGTGGAGCGCTACCTGGACCGGCCCCGGCACGTCGAGACACAGTGCCTGGCAGACCAATTCGGCAACGTGGTGATCGTGTCCACCCGGGACTGCTCGTTGCAGCGGCGGCACCAGAAGCTGGTCGAGGAGGCCCCGGCCCCGTTCCTCACCGCCGAGCAGGAGCAGCAGCTGTACTCGGCCTCCCGGGCGATCCTGCGGGAGGCGGGCTACGTCGGCGCCGGCACCTGCGAGTTCCTCGTCGGGCGGGACGGCACCGTCTCGTTCCTGGAGGTGAACACCCGGTTGCAGGTCGAGCACCCGGTGACCGAGGAGGTCACGGGCATCGACCTGGTGCGGGAGATGTTCCGGATCGCGGACGGCGAGGCACTGGGCTACGACGACCCGCCGGTCCGGGGGCACGCCCTGGAGTTCCGGATCAACAGCGAGGACCCGGGCCGGAACTTCCTGCCCGCACCCGGAACGGTCACCGGGTTCAGCCCGCCGGCCGGCCCGGGGGTGCGCCTGGACACCGGGGTCGGCGCCGGCAGCGTGATCGGCCCGGCCTGGGACTCCCTGCTGGCCAAGCTGATCGTCACCGGGGCGGACCGGGAACAGGCCCTGCGCCGGGCGGCCCGGGCGCTGGCCGAGTTCGAGATCACCGGTCTGCCCACCGTGCTGCCGTTCCACCGGGCCGTGGTCGGGGATCCCGACTTCGCCCCGGCCGAGGGGCCGTTCGTGGTGCACACCGGCTGGATCGAGGCGGACTTCCGGAACACGATCCCGCCCTTCGCGGGACCGGCGGCGACCGGCGACGAGGCGCTCGCGCAGCGCGAGAAGCTGGTGGTCGAGGTGGACGGGCGGCGGGTCGAGATCGCGATTCCGGCGCTGCTGCCCGCCGCGCTCGCCGGGGTCGCGAATCCCGTTGTCCAGCAGGGCAGGCCGCAGCGGCGCAGGGCCGAGCGCGGTGCCGCGGCGCCGTCCGGCGAGTCACTGCTGTCGCCGATGCAGGGCACGGTGGTGAAGGTGGCGGTGGCGGAGGGCGACCGGGTGGACGAGGGCGACCTGGTGATGGTGCTGGAGGCGATGAAGATGGAACAGCCCCTGGTGGCGCACCGTTCGGGCGTCGTCACCGGTCTCACCGCCGAGGTCGGCGCCTCGGTGCCGGCCGGTCACCTGATCTGCGCGATCACCGACTGA
- a CDS encoding MarR family winged helix-turn-helix transcriptional regulator, which translates to METNGDISRMVARVARAHSAVASTLLHVMGLYPGQELLLQQLWESDHRTQADLTAALGLDASTVTRTVQCLGRSGLLTRAPSATDRRAVIVSLTPAGHALRELIEEYWESLGAAATRDMSPRQRAAALVLLNRIEGNLSRSADQPSTSRT; encoded by the coding sequence GTGGAGACGAACGGCGACATCAGCCGCATGGTGGCCCGGGTGGCACGCGCGCATTCCGCGGTGGCCTCCACCCTGCTGCACGTGATGGGCCTCTATCCGGGGCAGGAGCTGCTGCTGCAACAGCTGTGGGAGTCCGACCACCGCACCCAGGCCGACCTGACCGCGGCCCTCGGCCTGGACGCCTCCACGGTCACCCGCACCGTGCAGTGCCTGGGGCGTTCCGGTCTGCTCACCCGGGCCCCCTCCGCCACCGACCGGCGGGCCGTCATCGTCTCCCTCACCCCGGCCGGGCACGCCCTGCGCGAGCTGATCGAGGAGTACTGGGAGAGCCTGGGGGCGGCGGCCACCCGGGACATGTCGCCCCGGCAGCGGGCCGCCGCTCTCGTGCTGCTGAACCGGATCGAGGGCAACCTGAGCAGGTCCGCCGATCAGCCGAGCACGAGCCGCACCTGA
- a CDS encoding NADPH-dependent FMN reductase yields the protein MPDERLRIAVIIGSTRQGRFAPTVADWFMSEAGQRAELDFDLIDLADSQLPAHLASSAPPGSAEALREFTERLDAADGFVIVVPEYNHSYPAVLKSAIDWSYTQWQAKPVGFVSYGGRAGGIRAVEHLRQVFCEMHATTLRDNISFHGGASQFGPDGRPLDAQDASAAAAVMLDQLTWWALALAEARARRPYKA from the coding sequence GTGCCAGACGAGCGTCTCCGCATCGCCGTGATCATCGGGAGCACCCGTCAGGGGCGTTTCGCCCCGACCGTGGCCGACTGGTTCATGAGCGAGGCCGGCCAGCGCGCCGAACTCGACTTCGACCTGATCGACCTGGCGGACTCGCAGCTGCCGGCCCACCTCGCCTCCTCGGCCCCGCCCGGATCCGCCGAGGCGCTGCGCGAGTTCACCGAACGTCTCGACGCCGCCGACGGATTCGTGATCGTGGTGCCGGAGTACAACCACAGCTACCCGGCCGTCCTGAAGTCCGCCATCGACTGGAGCTACACCCAGTGGCAGGCCAAGCCGGTCGGTTTCGTCTCCTACGGCGGCCGGGCCGGCGGCATCCGGGCGGTGGAGCACCTGCGGCAGGTGTTCTGCGAGATGCACGCCACCACGCTGCGCGACAACATCAGTTTCCACGGCGGTGCGAGCCAGTTCGGCCCGGACGGGCGCCCGCTCGACGCGCAGGACGCGTCGGCCGCCGCCGCCGTCATGCTCGACCAGCTCACCTGGTGGGCGCTCGCGCTGGCCGAGGCCCGCGCGAGACGCCCCTACAAGGCCTGA
- a CDS encoding acyl-CoA carboxylase subunit beta, giving the protein MLEVPRITQLPEGRDQQRLAPVPDPQPSVPTAADGIRELRRLRELARSGPDPAATERQHARGKLTARERIEILLDDGSFTEVEQLRRHRATGFGLEDKKPYTDGVVTGWGTVEGATVFVYAHDFRIFGGALGEAHAQKIHKIMDMALAAGAPLVSLNDGAGARIQEGVSALAGYGGIFQRNVRASGVIPQISVMLGPCAGGAAYSPALTDFVFMVRGTAQMFITGPDVVQAVTGESITQDGLGGTDVHTSVSGVAHFSYDDERECLEDVRFLLSLLPANNRALAPVGDLGDPPDRPTPDLEDLVPEQPGRSYDIREVIAEIVDHGEYFEVHSAWATNICCALARLDGHTVGVVANQPRSMAGVLDIPASEKAARFVQFCDAFNIPIVTLVDVPGFLPGVGQEHGGIIRHGAKLLYAYCNATVPRISVVLRKAYGGAYIVMDSRSIGADLALAWPGNEVAVMGAEGAANVIFRREIAAAPDPEQMREQKIDEYRTALMHPYYAAERGLVDDVIEPAQTRAVLIRSLAMLRAKYVGLPSRKHGNPPQ; this is encoded by the coding sequence ATGCTCGAGGTCCCGAGAATCACGCAGTTGCCCGAGGGGCGCGACCAGCAGCGGCTGGCCCCGGTGCCCGATCCGCAGCCGTCCGTGCCGACCGCGGCCGACGGGATCCGCGAGCTGCGCCGCCTGCGCGAGCTGGCCCGTTCCGGGCCGGATCCGGCGGCGACCGAGCGGCAGCACGCCCGGGGCAAGCTGACCGCCCGCGAGCGGATCGAGATCCTGCTCGACGACGGGTCCTTCACCGAGGTCGAGCAGCTGCGCCGGCACCGCGCCACCGGCTTCGGCCTGGAGGACAAGAAGCCCTACACCGACGGGGTGGTCACCGGCTGGGGCACGGTCGAGGGGGCGACGGTCTTCGTCTACGCCCACGACTTCCGGATCTTCGGTGGCGCCCTCGGTGAGGCGCACGCGCAGAAGATCCACAAGATCATGGACATGGCCCTGGCCGCCGGCGCACCGCTGGTGTCGCTGAACGACGGTGCCGGTGCCCGCATCCAGGAAGGGGTTTCGGCGCTCGCCGGGTACGGCGGGATCTTCCAGCGCAACGTCCGGGCCTCGGGGGTGATCCCGCAGATCAGCGTGATGCTCGGGCCGTGCGCCGGCGGGGCCGCGTACTCCCCGGCGCTGACCGACTTCGTGTTCATGGTGCGGGGCACGGCGCAGATGTTCATCACCGGCCCGGACGTGGTGCAGGCGGTGACCGGGGAGAGCATCACGCAGGACGGTCTGGGCGGCACCGACGTGCACACCTCGGTGTCCGGGGTGGCCCACTTCTCCTACGACGACGAGCGGGAGTGCCTGGAGGACGTGCGGTTCCTGCTGTCGCTGCTGCCGGCGAACAACCGGGCGCTGGCGCCGGTCGGTGATCTGGGCGACCCGCCCGACCGGCCGACACCCGACCTGGAGGACCTGGTGCCCGAGCAGCCCGGCCGGTCCTACGACATCCGCGAGGTGATCGCCGAGATCGTCGACCACGGTGAGTATTTCGAGGTGCACTCGGCCTGGGCGACGAACATCTGCTGCGCCCTGGCCCGGCTGGACGGGCACACCGTGGGCGTGGTCGCCAACCAGCCGCGGTCGATGGCCGGGGTGCTCGACATTCCGGCCTCGGAGAAGGCCGCGCGGTTCGTGCAGTTCTGCGACGCGTTCAACATCCCGATCGTCACCCTCGTCGACGTTCCCGGATTCCTGCCCGGCGTCGGCCAGGAGCACGGCGGCATCATCCGGCACGGCGCGAAACTGCTGTACGCGTACTGCAACGCGACCGTGCCGCGGATCTCCGTGGTGCTGCGCAAGGCCTACGGCGGCGCCTACATCGTGATGGACTCCCGCTCGATCGGCGCCGACCTGGCCCTGGCCTGGCCCGGCAACGAGGTGGCGGTGATGGGGGCCGAGGGGGCGGCCAACGTGATCTTCCGCCGCGAGATCGCCGCCGCGCCCGACCCGGAGCAGATGCGCGAGCAGAAGATCGATGAGTACCGCACGGCCCTGATGCATCCGTACTACGCCGCGGAGCGGGGGCTGGTGGACGATGTGATCGAGCCGGCGCAGACCCGCGCCGTGCTGATCCGCTCCCTGGCGATGCTGCGTGCCAAGTATGTGGGACTGCCCTCCCGCAAGCACGGGAATCCGCCGCAGTGA